A stretch of Vespula vulgaris chromosome 5, iyVesVulg1.1, whole genome shotgun sequence DNA encodes these proteins:
- the LOC127063685 gene encoding probable asparagine--tRNA ligase, mitochondrial isoform X1 — MFSRNITRLLFIQKYLLKRNARHFSRILDIILEKPVGKSTKVQGWVYAIRKMKNNIFFDVNDGSTNEMLQVVIPKSSKPVNLTYGSSINAEGIVTLAPNGRLELQVNETHVIGTCDVTKGYPLQPKKPYDAEYLRQYLHLRPRAQKFSSLLRLRDIATANINNHFRSRNFIHIHTPIITSNDCEGAGEVFIVRPDSKEVLESMKKDGMSLDEIYFNSKAYLTVSGQLQLEVLARTLSKVYTFGPTFRAENSKSRLHLSEFYMVEAEKAFVSNIEEIAEEIELLVKTVTKDMLDHNSLDFHHIGATEPQWLNSKFGYMTYNEAVNILNDHAVQLQHPIKYGDVLTKEHELFLVKYNNSVPLFVINWPKEGKPFYMKECSNDSSKVAGLDLLVPIVGELVGGSIREDNYEKLKLKLPSNHNLSWYLELRKYGNVSTGGFGMGFERFLQCVLGITNIKDTIPFPRWPHNCNL, encoded by the exons atgTTTTCTAGAAATATAACACGATTATTGTTTATACAGAAATATCTTCTTAAGCGCAATGCACGtcatttttcaagaattttagATATCATTTTGGAGAAACCCGTGGGAAAAAGTACAAAAGTACAG GGATGGGTGTATGCAAtcaggaaaatgaaaaataatattttttttgatgtTAATGATGGATCAACCAATGAAATGCTCCAGGTTGTTATACCTAAATCTTCTAAACCAGTTAATTTAACTTATGGAAGTAGTATTAATGCAGAAGGTATAGTGACTTTAGCACCTAATGGTAGATTGGAATTACAAGTAAATGAGACACATGTTATTGGTACATGTGATGTTACCAAAGGATATCCATTACAACCAAAAAAACCTTATGATGCAGAATATTTAAgacaatatttacatttaaggCCAAGAGCACAGAAGTTCAGTAGTTTATTACGGTTACGTGACATAGCTActgcaaatattaataatcattttagaAGTAGAAATTTCATACATATTCATACACCAATAATAACTTCCAATGATTGTGAAGGTGCAGGTGAAGTTTTTATTGTAAGACCTGATTCCAAAGAAGTTCTTGAGAGTATGAAGAAAGATGGTATGTCATtagatgaaatttattttaattctaaagCATATTTAACTGTGTCTGGACAATTACAGTTAGAAGTTCTTGCAAG GACTCTTTCCAAGGTATATACTTTTGGACCTACATTTAGAGCTGAAAATTCAAAGTCAAGATTGCATTTATCAGAATTTTATATGGTAGAAGCTGAAAAAGCATTTGTTTcaaatattgaagaaatagCAGAAGAAATTGAACTTTTAGTGAAAACTGTAACTAAAGATATGCTTGATCATAATTCCCTTGATTTCCATCATATTGGTGCTACTGAACCACAGTGGTTAAATAGCAAATTTGGATACATGACTTATAATGAAGCagtaaatattttgaatgatCATGCAGTTCAATTACAGCATCCTATCAAATATGGAGATGTGTTGACCAAAGAACATGAACTttttttagtaaaatataataatagtgtTCCTCTTTTTGTTATAAACTGGCCAAAAGAGGGTAAACCTTTTTATATGAAAGAGTGTTCAAATGATTCTTCTAAG GTTGCAGGACTGGATCTTTTAGTACCAATTGTTGGAGAATTAGTTGGAGGAAGCATTCGCGAAGATAATTATGAAAAGTTGAAGTTAAAATTACCTTCTAATCATAATTTATCATGGTATTTAGAATTACGTAAATACGGCAATGTATCTACTGGTGGTTTTGGGATGGGTTTTGAAAGATTTTTGCAATGTGTCTTGggaataacaaatattaaggATACAATTCCTTTTCCAAGATGGCCACATAATTGcaatttatga
- the LOC127063685 gene encoding probable asparagine--tRNA ligase, mitochondrial isoform X2, whose amino-acid sequence MKNNIFFDVNDGSTNEMLQVVIPKSSKPVNLTYGSSINAEGIVTLAPNGRLELQVNETHVIGTCDVTKGYPLQPKKPYDAEYLRQYLHLRPRAQKFSSLLRLRDIATANINNHFRSRNFIHIHTPIITSNDCEGAGEVFIVRPDSKEVLESMKKDGMSLDEIYFNSKAYLTVSGQLQLEVLARTLSKVYTFGPTFRAENSKSRLHLSEFYMVEAEKAFVSNIEEIAEEIELLVKTVTKDMLDHNSLDFHHIGATEPQWLNSKFGYMTYNEAVNILNDHAVQLQHPIKYGDVLTKEHELFLVKYNNSVPLFVINWPKEGKPFYMKECSNDSSKVAGLDLLVPIVGELVGGSIREDNYEKLKLKLPSNHNLSWYLELRKYGNVSTGGFGMGFERFLQCVLGITNIKDTIPFPRWPHNCNL is encoded by the exons atgaaaaataatattttttttgatgtTAATGATGGATCAACCAATGAAATGCTCCAGGTTGTTATACCTAAATCTTCTAAACCAGTTAATTTAACTTATGGAAGTAGTATTAATGCAGAAGGTATAGTGACTTTAGCACCTAATGGTAGATTGGAATTACAAGTAAATGAGACACATGTTATTGGTACATGTGATGTTACCAAAGGATATCCATTACAACCAAAAAAACCTTATGATGCAGAATATTTAAgacaatatttacatttaaggCCAAGAGCACAGAAGTTCAGTAGTTTATTACGGTTACGTGACATAGCTActgcaaatattaataatcattttagaAGTAGAAATTTCATACATATTCATACACCAATAATAACTTCCAATGATTGTGAAGGTGCAGGTGAAGTTTTTATTGTAAGACCTGATTCCAAAGAAGTTCTTGAGAGTATGAAGAAAGATGGTATGTCATtagatgaaatttattttaattctaaagCATATTTAACTGTGTCTGGACAATTACAGTTAGAAGTTCTTGCAAG GACTCTTTCCAAGGTATATACTTTTGGACCTACATTTAGAGCTGAAAATTCAAAGTCAAGATTGCATTTATCAGAATTTTATATGGTAGAAGCTGAAAAAGCATTTGTTTcaaatattgaagaaatagCAGAAGAAATTGAACTTTTAGTGAAAACTGTAACTAAAGATATGCTTGATCATAATTCCCTTGATTTCCATCATATTGGTGCTACTGAACCACAGTGGTTAAATAGCAAATTTGGATACATGACTTATAATGAAGCagtaaatattttgaatgatCATGCAGTTCAATTACAGCATCCTATCAAATATGGAGATGTGTTGACCAAAGAACATGAACTttttttagtaaaatataataatagtgtTCCTCTTTTTGTTATAAACTGGCCAAAAGAGGGTAAACCTTTTTATATGAAAGAGTGTTCAAATGATTCTTCTAAG GTTGCAGGACTGGATCTTTTAGTACCAATTGTTGGAGAATTAGTTGGAGGAAGCATTCGCGAAGATAATTATGAAAAGTTGAAGTTAAAATTACCTTCTAATCATAATTTATCATGGTATTTAGAATTACGTAAATACGGCAATGTATCTACTGGTGGTTTTGGGATGGGTTTTGAAAGATTTTTGCAATGTGTCTTGggaataacaaatattaaggATACAATTCCTTTTCCAAGATGGCCACATAATTGcaatttatga
- the LOC127063685 gene encoding probable asparagine--tRNA ligase, mitochondrial isoform X3 gives MFSRNITRLLFIQKYLLKRNARHFSRILDIILEKPVGKSTKVQGWVYAIRKMKNNIFFDVNDGSTNEMLQVVIPKSSKPVNLTYGSSINAEGIVTLAPNGRLELQVNETHVIGTCDVTKGYPLQPKKPYDAEYLRQYLHLRPRAQKFSSLLRLRDIATANINNHFRSRNFIHIHTPIITSNDCEGAGEVFIVRPDSKEVLESMKKDGMSLDEIYFNSKAYLTVSGQLQLEVLARTLSKVYTFGPTFRAENSKSRLHLSEFYMVEAEKAFVSNIEEIAEEIELLVKTVTKDMLDHNSLDFHHIGATEPQWLNSKFGYMTYNEAVNILNDHAVQLQHPIKYGDVLTKEHELFLVKYNNSVPLFVINWPKEGKPFYMKECSNDSSKDWIF, from the exons atgTTTTCTAGAAATATAACACGATTATTGTTTATACAGAAATATCTTCTTAAGCGCAATGCACGtcatttttcaagaattttagATATCATTTTGGAGAAACCCGTGGGAAAAAGTACAAAAGTACAG GGATGGGTGTATGCAAtcaggaaaatgaaaaataatattttttttgatgtTAATGATGGATCAACCAATGAAATGCTCCAGGTTGTTATACCTAAATCTTCTAAACCAGTTAATTTAACTTATGGAAGTAGTATTAATGCAGAAGGTATAGTGACTTTAGCACCTAATGGTAGATTGGAATTACAAGTAAATGAGACACATGTTATTGGTACATGTGATGTTACCAAAGGATATCCATTACAACCAAAAAAACCTTATGATGCAGAATATTTAAgacaatatttacatttaaggCCAAGAGCACAGAAGTTCAGTAGTTTATTACGGTTACGTGACATAGCTActgcaaatattaataatcattttagaAGTAGAAATTTCATACATATTCATACACCAATAATAACTTCCAATGATTGTGAAGGTGCAGGTGAAGTTTTTATTGTAAGACCTGATTCCAAAGAAGTTCTTGAGAGTATGAAGAAAGATGGTATGTCATtagatgaaatttattttaattctaaagCATATTTAACTGTGTCTGGACAATTACAGTTAGAAGTTCTTGCAAG GACTCTTTCCAAGGTATATACTTTTGGACCTACATTTAGAGCTGAAAATTCAAAGTCAAGATTGCATTTATCAGAATTTTATATGGTAGAAGCTGAAAAAGCATTTGTTTcaaatattgaagaaatagCAGAAGAAATTGAACTTTTAGTGAAAACTGTAACTAAAGATATGCTTGATCATAATTCCCTTGATTTCCATCATATTGGTGCTACTGAACCACAGTGGTTAAATAGCAAATTTGGATACATGACTTATAATGAAGCagtaaatattttgaatgatCATGCAGTTCAATTACAGCATCCTATCAAATATGGAGATGTGTTGACCAAAGAACATGAACTttttttagtaaaatataataatagtgtTCCTCTTTTTGTTATAAACTGGCCAAAAGAGGGTAAACCTTTTTATATGAAAGAGTGTTCAAATGATTCTTCTAAG GACTGGATCTTTTAG